A region from the Drosophila bipectinata strain 14024-0381.07 chromosome 3R, DbipHiC1v2, whole genome shotgun sequence genome encodes:
- the Prtl99C gene encoding protamine-like protein 99C, whose amino-acid sequence MAVSKHNLKKARNTCSNLKRNSIYKKQKVARITTNGYLNYLREFKQQFCGLSPRDMVRFGALEWNKLMDEEKKIYKNLYKQEECAAEVLNEEEQINADESNYSSSETSVPIKMEVDESSSVLQLESSVEIQKSQKADNISLPDECGSEEICLLCRKDIGSSHHRHESPETKNSDLFSDDLKLTESSQISLENAWLAKETKRLREKECSKVKTKSKPSKSKGKDKVCKSRKTHKNDFKHDKGSLGSASAYINFMKSFVKQYGNVKSKQLIKSAAYHWSKLKTSERAKFENPSFMQFKKPRKH is encoded by the exons atggctGTATCTAAACATAATTTAAAGAAGGCAAGGAACACCTGTAGCAACTTAAAACGTAATTCCATATACAAGAAGCAAAAAGTAGCACGCATTACTACCAATGGGTACCTCAACTATTTGAGGGAGTTCAAACAACAGTTTTGTGGATTATCCCCCCGAGACATGGTGCGTTTCGGAGCTTTGGAATGGAATAAGTTAATGgatgaagaaaaaaagatCTACAAGAATTTG TATAAGCAGGAAGAATGCGCTGCAGAAGTATTAAACGAAGAG GAACAAATAAATGCCGATGAGTCAAATTATTCGAGCTCTGAGACAAGTGTTCCCATCAAAATGGAG GTGGACGAGTCTTCTTCAGTATTGCAACTTGAATCTAGTGTAGAAATTCAAAAG aGCCAGAAGGCGGATAATATAAGTCTACCAGATGAGTGTGGGTCGGAAGAAATATGCCTTTTATGCCGGAAGGATATTGGCTCATCGCACCATAGACATGAGAGTCCTGAAACAAAG AATAGCGATTTATTCTCTGATGATTTAAAACTAACAGAATCATCTCAAATTTCTTTGGAAAATGCTTGGCTTGCCAAAGAAACCAAGCGTCTAAGGGAAAAGGAATGTTCTAAAGTCAAG ACTAAGTCAAAACCTTCGAAGTCAAAGGGCAAGGATAAGGTGTGCAAGTCAAGAAAGACACATAAAAATGATTTCAAACACGACAAAGGCTCACTTGGATCTGCTTCTGCCTATATTAACTTTATGAAATCATTTGTCAAACAATATGGTAACGTGAAATCTAAACAATTGATAAAATCAGCAGCCTATCATTGGTCCAAATTGAAGACAAGCGAGCGAGCCAAATTCGAAAATCCTTCTTTTATGCAATTTAAAAAACCGAGAAAGCATTAA